In Myxococcus stipitatus, the following are encoded in one genomic region:
- a CDS encoding tetratricopeptide repeat protein, with product MRQLICVGLASLITACATSRSSQAHGAGMGAEQGRAFSEAAVTVMQAYDLESRFDDAVALGQFAGERARLLKDAGGEAHILAEQGRIMSRMLRHRPGMDTSQVLDVLRRARRLADASGDARARVAALNAEGIFHYSIVLLTGQGEWATVVALLEQARDLAASSGDTRGHLHALFYLGLTQQFQGNAEAAKSTYEQGLSVSRAANDVLMESYNLRHLASLAEDRGELDSAITQYEHSLRLREKVGFTTGQLFALTALSNVRSLKDPKDPQALMLSEKALTLARAVKDPAGEREAHTSLGRLHLRRGDVPAALPHLEQALSNAESHEDWWSAVEALLELGRAHSLRGEKALVQERLRQARTVASSRRLQEALTLVEKVERELSSAP from the coding sequence ATGCGGCAGCTCATCTGTGTGGGGTTGGCGTCACTCATCACCGCTTGCGCGACCAGCAGGTCCTCGCAGGCCCACGGTGCGGGCATGGGCGCGGAGCAGGGACGCGCCTTCAGCGAGGCGGCTGTCACCGTGATGCAGGCCTATGATTTGGAGAGCCGCTTCGACGACGCCGTGGCGCTCGGCCAGTTCGCGGGTGAGCGCGCCCGGCTCCTGAAGGACGCGGGAGGTGAAGCACACATCCTCGCGGAGCAGGGCCGCATCATGTCCCGCATGCTCCGGCATCGGCCCGGGATGGACACCTCACAGGTGCTCGACGTGCTGCGCCGCGCCCGTCGCCTCGCCGATGCTTCGGGTGACGCCAGGGCCCGGGTCGCCGCGCTCAATGCCGAGGGCATCTTCCACTACTCCATCGTTCTCCTGACGGGCCAGGGAGAGTGGGCCACTGTCGTCGCCCTCCTCGAGCAGGCGCGGGACCTGGCCGCGTCCTCCGGCGACACGCGAGGTCACCTCCATGCCCTGTTCTACCTGGGCCTCACCCAACAGTTCCAAGGGAACGCCGAGGCCGCGAAGTCGACCTACGAGCAGGGCCTGTCTGTCTCCCGCGCCGCGAATGATGTCCTGATGGAGTCCTACAACCTGCGCCACCTCGCCTCGCTTGCAGAGGACCGGGGCGAGCTCGACTCGGCCATCACGCAGTACGAGCACTCCCTCCGGTTGCGAGAGAAGGTCGGCTTCACGACGGGGCAGCTGTTCGCCCTGACCGCCCTCTCCAACGTTCGCTCGCTCAAGGACCCGAAGGACCCCCAGGCGCTCATGCTCTCCGAGAAGGCCCTCACCCTGGCGCGAGCGGTGAAGGACCCCGCGGGTGAGCGCGAGGCCCATACCTCCCTCGGGCGGCTGCACCTGCGCCGGGGAGATGTCCCCGCCGCGTTGCCGCATCTGGAGCAGGCGCTCTCCAACGCGGAGAGCCACGAGGATTGGTGGTCCGCGGTCGAGGCGTTGTTGGAGCTGGGCCGAGCCCACTCGCTGCGCGGGGAGAAGGCGCTCGTCCAGGAGCGCCTGCGTCAGGCGCGCACCGTGGCCTCCTCGCGGCGACTGCAGGAGGCGCTCACTTTGGTGGAGAAGGTCGAGCGCGAGCTGAGCTCCGCGCCTTGA
- a CDS encoding thioredoxin family protein encodes MTHTKTESRSEWLAARTELLAKEKALTRMRDELSATRRGLPWLRVTEPYVFDSPEGKQTLAQLFAGRSQLLVYHFMFAPEWEAGCKNCSFWADSFNGVVEHLSQRDVSFVVISRAELPKLQAFRQRMGWRFKWVSSHGSEFNFDFQVSFRADAVARGEAVYNYAPLPHSASDMPGFSVFSKDERGDIFHTYGTYGRGIEPFNTCYQLLDLVPKGRDEGGLPSPMNWVRLRDEYGPGA; translated from the coding sequence GTGACACACACCAAGACGGAGTCGAGGAGTGAGTGGCTGGCCGCACGCACAGAGCTGTTGGCCAAAGAGAAGGCCCTCACCCGGATGCGCGACGAACTGAGCGCCACACGCCGCGGCCTGCCCTGGCTGCGTGTGACCGAGCCCTACGTGTTCGATAGCCCCGAAGGCAAGCAGACACTGGCGCAACTCTTCGCGGGCCGAAGCCAGCTGCTCGTCTACCACTTCATGTTCGCTCCCGAATGGGAGGCCGGCTGCAAGAACTGCTCGTTCTGGGCTGACTCCTTCAACGGAGTCGTCGAGCACTTGAGTCAGCGGGATGTGAGCTTCGTCGTCATCTCGCGCGCGGAGCTGCCGAAGTTGCAGGCATTCCGGCAGCGGATGGGCTGGCGCTTCAAGTGGGTGTCATCGCACGGCAGCGAATTCAACTTCGACTTCCAGGTGTCCTTCCGAGCAGATGCCGTGGCACGTGGCGAAGCCGTCTACAACTACGCACCGCTGCCGCACTCCGCCTCGGACATGCCGGGCTTCAGTGTCTTCTCGAAGGACGAACGCGGCGACATCTTCCACACCTATGGGACGTACGGGAGAGGCATCGAGCCATTCAACACGTGCTATCAGCTCCTGGACCTCGTCCCGAAAGGCCGTGACGAGGGCGGGTTGCCCTCGCCGATGAACTGGGTTCGCTTGCGGGATGAGTATGGCCCCGGAGCATGA
- a CDS encoding helix-turn-helix domain-containing protein has translation MDVLITAAARALGEGDPLGALQRVALREDAPALAVRGIAMAQMGVFAKATQLLRRAARAYGSSNALARARCNVAEAEVALASRDFGGADLTLDEALRTFILHGDTQNARYTRLLQARRALLLGRVDDAARAVAEVDLRGASAMTLAVAHLLELEVALRRGATRAARVALEHVRSAAGRARIPSLDAEVEHAARVLSLPAARVIARGESRRVVLDEVESLLGSEHLVVNACRRTVHLRARVVTLATRPVLFELLRVLAEAWPGAATRDDLAWHVFGARRVNASHRARLRVELGRLRAQLRDLADIQATPLGFALAPRHPVEVRVLAPPVEGAGGAVLALLADGEHWSTSALALVLGTSQRTVQRALSSLVEDGQVRALGRGRARRWVAPPVSGFTTTLLLPTSSLFE, from the coding sequence ATGGATGTGCTCATCACGGCGGCGGCGCGGGCACTGGGGGAGGGGGACCCTCTGGGGGCACTCCAGCGCGTGGCACTCCGAGAGGATGCTCCGGCGTTGGCTGTGAGAGGTATCGCCATGGCGCAGATGGGGGTGTTCGCGAAGGCGACCCAACTCCTGCGGCGTGCCGCTCGTGCCTACGGCTCCAGCAACGCCCTCGCGCGGGCGCGCTGCAACGTCGCGGAGGCGGAGGTGGCCCTCGCGTCTCGGGACTTCGGAGGCGCCGACCTCACGCTCGACGAAGCGCTGCGTACTTTCATTCTCCACGGTGACACGCAGAACGCGCGCTACACCCGGTTGCTGCAGGCGCGGCGAGCCCTGTTGCTGGGACGTGTCGATGATGCCGCGCGGGCCGTGGCCGAGGTCGACCTTCGGGGGGCGTCCGCGATGACGTTGGCGGTCGCGCATCTGTTGGAGCTCGAGGTGGCGCTGCGGCGAGGCGCCACCCGTGCCGCCCGCGTCGCACTCGAACACGTGCGGAGCGCCGCGGGACGTGCGCGCATTCCCTCGCTCGACGCCGAGGTCGAGCACGCCGCTCGTGTCCTGAGCCTCCCCGCGGCGCGAGTCATCGCGCGGGGCGAGTCGCGGCGGGTCGTGCTCGATGAGGTCGAGTCGTTGCTGGGCTCGGAGCACCTCGTCGTCAATGCCTGCCGTCGAACGGTCCACCTGCGCGCGCGCGTCGTGACGCTGGCCACTCGCCCCGTGCTGTTTGAACTCCTGCGCGTCCTGGCCGAGGCCTGGCCGGGAGCGGCCACGCGTGATGACCTCGCCTGGCATGTCTTCGGAGCGCGTCGAGTGAATGCATCTCATCGCGCGCGCCTGCGAGTCGAGCTGGGCCGACTGAGAGCGCAGTTGCGCGACCTGGCGGATATCCAGGCGACCCCGCTTGGCTTCGCCTTGGCTCCACGGCATCCAGTGGAGGTGCGGGTCCTCGCGCCGCCTGTCGAGGGAGCGGGCGGTGCCGTGTTGGCGTTGCTCGCGGATGGCGAGCATTGGTCGACTTCGGCGCTCGCGCTCGTGCTGGGGACAAGTCAACGGACGGTGCAGCGCGCACTCTCCTCGCTGGTGGAGGATGGACAGGTGCGCGCGCTGGGCCGTGGCCGCGCGCGGCGCTGGGTGGCGCCTCCTGTCAGTGGCTTCACGACGACTTTGTTACTCCCGACATCCTCGCTCTTCGAGTAG
- a CDS encoding glutamine cyclotransferase, with product MDKARTEAEETQPAEILREYGPFDAASRVHGVTYDGAHVWFAGGETLQSFDPASGEPVRALEVPCDAGTAFDGRYLFQLGEGRIRKIDPGTGQVVKTVPAPGHGGDSGLTWAEGFLWVGQYRGRVIHQVDPETGAVLRTIESKRFVTGVTWVEGELWHGTAEGDSSDIRRIDPQDGRVLVRLTLPEGVTVSGLESDGGDVFYAGGGPSGTVRAVKRPRRSRR from the coding sequence ATGGACAAGGCGAGGACCGAAGCGGAAGAGACGCAGCCAGCGGAGATCCTCCGCGAGTACGGCCCATTCGACGCTGCCTCACGCGTGCATGGCGTGACGTATGACGGCGCGCACGTCTGGTTCGCCGGAGGCGAGACACTCCAGTCCTTCGACCCGGCGAGCGGTGAGCCTGTGCGCGCCCTGGAGGTCCCGTGTGATGCGGGGACCGCCTTCGATGGCCGATATCTCTTTCAGCTCGGAGAGGGACGCATCCGGAAGATCGACCCTGGAACGGGACAGGTGGTGAAGACCGTGCCTGCTCCGGGCCATGGCGGCGACTCGGGGCTGACCTGGGCCGAGGGGTTCTTGTGGGTCGGGCAATATCGTGGCCGGGTGATTCATCAAGTCGACCCCGAGACGGGCGCTGTCCTGCGCACCATTGAATCCAAGCGCTTCGTCACCGGCGTGACGTGGGTGGAGGGGGAGTTGTGGCACGGCACGGCCGAAGGTGATTCGAGCGACATCCGGCGAATCGACCCCCAAGACGGCCGTGTACTTGTCCGGCTCACGCTGCCCGAGGGGGTGACCGTCTCGGGGCTCGAGTCGGATGGCGGCGACGTCTTCTACGCGGGGGGAGGGCCGAGCGGCACGGTTCGGGCCGTGAAGAGGCCCCGGCGCTCGCGTCGCTGA
- a CDS encoding serine hydrolase domain-containing protein: MRLMTEAKLPGLALAVIQEGQVIDVKAYGLRDVEQAAPLRTDTVMYGASLTKLVFGYLVMQLVDEGVLELDTPIERYLKKPLPEFKKYEDLASDPRWKQLTPRMLLSHSPGFPNFRFVNPDGKLDFKFAPGARYAYSGEGINLLQFVLEDAGLGLDAGQELQRRVFDRFGMTRTSMVWRDDFAPNVTTGYDKDGVAKEHHQRGSVRAAGSMDTTIEDYAKFLAGLMRGEGLSAKARAEMLSAQLAIPWARQFPTLSEETDPRNQDIGLSAGLGMVLFKDHSGPAFFKGGHDDHTDNFALCLERGKRCIVLLSNSVKGPKVFPPLVEAVLGPTDMPWRWEYDLSAVK, from the coding sequence ATGCGCCTCATGACCGAAGCGAAGCTGCCGGGGCTCGCGCTGGCCGTCATCCAGGAAGGTCAGGTCATCGACGTGAAGGCCTATGGCCTGCGTGACGTCGAGCAGGCCGCGCCGCTGCGGACCGACACCGTCATGTACGGCGCATCGCTCACCAAGCTCGTCTTCGGCTATCTCGTCATGCAACTCGTCGACGAGGGGGTGTTGGAGCTGGACACCCCCATCGAGCGCTACCTCAAGAAGCCCTTGCCCGAGTTCAAGAAGTACGAAGACCTTGCCTCGGACCCGCGCTGGAAGCAGCTCACGCCGCGCATGCTGCTGAGCCACTCGCCCGGCTTCCCCAACTTCCGCTTCGTCAACCCGGACGGGAAGCTGGACTTCAAGTTCGCTCCGGGCGCCCGCTACGCCTACTCCGGTGAAGGCATCAACCTGCTCCAGTTCGTCCTCGAGGACGCGGGGCTCGGACTTGACGCGGGGCAGGAGCTCCAGCGGCGCGTCTTCGACCGCTTCGGCATGACCCGCACGAGCATGGTCTGGCGCGACGACTTCGCCCCCAACGTCACCACGGGCTACGACAAGGACGGCGTGGCCAAGGAGCACCACCAGCGCGGCAGCGTCCGGGCCGCCGGCTCCATGGACACCACCATCGAGGACTACGCGAAGTTCCTCGCCGGCCTCATGCGCGGCGAGGGCCTGTCCGCCAAGGCCCGCGCGGAGATGCTCTCCGCCCAACTCGCCATCCCCTGGGCCCGTCAGTTCCCCACCCTCTCCGAGGAGACGGACCCTCGCAACCAGGACATCGGCCTGTCCGCCGGACTGGGCATGGTGCTCTTCAAGGACCACTCGGGCCCCGCCTTCTTCAAGGGGGGCCACGACGACCACACCGACAACTTCGCCCTCTGCCTGGAGCGCGGCAAACGCTGCATCGTCCTGCTCTCCAACAGCGTGAAGGGCCCCAAGGTCTTCCCGCCGCTCGTTGAAGCCGTCCTCGGCCCGACAGACATGCCCTGGCGCTGGGAGTACGACCTGTCCGCGGTGAAGTGA
- a CDS encoding acyl-CoA desaturase, which yields MYLILCGLVFTGAYLINILVISVGYHRGLAHKAVRLHPGLKRLIVVGGNWFTGIDPKAWVVMHRLHHEHSDTPLDPHSPVNVGLLGIASEQLRSYKRVIVGLMREQPEYTKYAKDLDFPLNTLNRNNLWWLPYALHAGVGLALALSVGWVLGAAYFLGMMSHPVQGGLVNALGHAVGGRNFDTRDNSRNNHLTAWLIMGEGFQNNHHAYPGSASFSHHRYEVDLGFVACLALEKLGLATIDRAYLIPRPEQLDAARAEA from the coding sequence GTGTATCTCATCCTCTGCGGCCTCGTCTTCACCGGCGCCTACCTCATCAACATCCTCGTCATCTCGGTGGGCTACCACCGCGGCCTTGCGCACAAGGCGGTGCGGCTGCACCCGGGGCTCAAGCGGCTCATCGTGGTGGGTGGCAACTGGTTCACCGGAATAGACCCCAAGGCGTGGGTGGTGATGCACCGGCTGCACCACGAGCACTCCGACACCCCGCTGGACCCGCACTCGCCCGTGAACGTGGGGCTCTTGGGCATCGCGAGCGAGCAGTTGCGCAGCTACAAGCGCGTCATCGTGGGGCTGATGCGCGAGCAGCCCGAGTACACCAAGTACGCGAAGGACCTCGACTTCCCGCTCAACACCCTCAACCGCAACAACCTCTGGTGGCTGCCGTATGCGTTGCATGCGGGCGTGGGGCTCGCGCTGGCGCTGAGCGTGGGCTGGGTGCTGGGGGCGGCGTACTTCCTGGGGATGATGAGCCACCCGGTGCAGGGCGGCCTCGTCAACGCCCTGGGACACGCGGTGGGCGGGCGCAACTTCGACACCCGGGACAACTCGCGCAACAACCACCTGACCGCCTGGCTCATCATGGGCGAGGGCTTCCAGAACAACCACCACGCCTACCCGGGCTCGGCGTCCTTCTCACACCACCGCTACGAGGTGGACCTGGGCTTCGTGGCCTGCCTCGCGCTGGAGAAGCTGGGGCTTGCGACCATCGACCGCGCCTATCTCATCCCCAGGCCCGAGCAGTTGGACGCGGCGCGCGCCGAGGCGTGA
- a CDS encoding TetR/AcrR family transcriptional regulator — translation MAKKQRLTGPERRAQLLEVGRELFASRGYEATAIEEVAAQAGVSKPIVYEHFGAKEGLYAAIVEREMDSLVQRMSDAIAQGSARERFEGAVLAFLSYAKEEPAGFAVLTRDSPTSSARRGLTRVIDDLAQRVGDIFQSEFSRAGFNPKVAPVYANALVGMVTQVGVWWAAEGRSISLEHVARHVAALGWMGLRHLPREPAALGARPKGRQKG, via the coding sequence GTGGCCAAGAAACAGCGTTTGACGGGGCCGGAGCGGCGCGCCCAGTTGCTGGAGGTGGGACGTGAGCTGTTCGCCTCGCGCGGTTACGAGGCGACGGCCATCGAGGAGGTGGCGGCGCAGGCGGGTGTCTCCAAGCCCATCGTCTACGAGCACTTCGGGGCGAAGGAGGGCCTCTACGCGGCCATCGTGGAGCGGGAGATGGACAGCCTGGTGCAGCGCATGTCGGACGCCATCGCGCAGGGCAGCGCGCGCGAGCGCTTCGAGGGCGCGGTGCTGGCCTTCCTCTCCTACGCGAAGGAGGAGCCCGCGGGCTTCGCCGTCCTCACGCGAGACTCACCGACGTCCAGCGCCCGGCGAGGCCTCACGCGCGTCATCGACGACCTGGCGCAGCGGGTGGGGGACATCTTCCAGTCGGAGTTCAGTCGCGCGGGCTTCAACCCCAAGGTCGCCCCGGTGTACGCCAACGCGCTCGTCGGCATGGTGACGCAGGTGGGCGTGTGGTGGGCGGCGGAGGGCCGTTCCATTTCGCTCGAGCATGTGGCGCGGCACGTGGCGGCGCTGGGCTGGATGGGATTGCGGCACCTGCCCCGAGAGCCGGCCGCGCTGGGGGCCCGGCCCAAGGGCAGACAAAAGGGCTGA
- a CDS encoding right-handed parallel beta-helix repeat-containing protein, whose product MFGTFVLGLMVACGVEGVELTGPSEDALRLGAAMSGPVEPPDGRELYFGRCPSGADARGPTLYVSKTGPWNPSEPVGSSANPYRTIGAALKAAQPGNVIDVLPGTYAEQLVISPLTTQEGAPTAPIVLRGSSDLRSRITPPSGRVVGSLLNVSQPYWILQSLEVNVQGKDSFAALFERNTYCSQLIDSRMHAGTSGGGVVTSGANNVLIDNNEIYDFSKTNADSHGVVLKNASREIFVLKNNIHATSGDSVQCQTDGNRPAFIFVEYNELHGSGENGVDIKGCDSVFVRYNTMYNFPNLTRYPWQVNSSAAEAVVIHADATNIQLVSNVISHAGRGISVGSTSLLEHPVDILIRDNTISDIYDFQKRGNGQGIRIVQANGVQILANLVQRTADAGLRLAADEPLEAMGLAVFDNILRDMTLFVRLGRVEYRPQMQMDRNRYEGPTGRFTATGIVNNVEFPAWRSALAPEGLEQNSVRIP is encoded by the coding sequence ATGTTCGGCACCTTCGTCCTGGGGCTGATGGTGGCCTGTGGCGTCGAGGGCGTCGAGCTGACAGGGCCCTCCGAGGATGCGCTGCGCCTCGGGGCGGCCATGTCCGGGCCCGTGGAGCCCCCTGACGGGAGAGAGCTCTATTTTGGCCGGTGTCCGTCGGGGGCGGATGCACGGGGCCCCACGCTGTACGTCTCGAAGACGGGGCCATGGAATCCCAGCGAGCCGGTGGGCTCCAGCGCAAATCCATACAGGACCATTGGTGCCGCGCTGAAGGCCGCCCAGCCGGGAAACGTCATCGACGTGCTCCCGGGAACCTATGCCGAGCAACTCGTCATCAGCCCGTTGACGACCCAGGAAGGGGCCCCCACGGCTCCCATCGTCCTCCGAGGCTCATCTGACTTGCGGTCACGCATCACCCCGCCAAGCGGCCGTGTCGTGGGCAGTTTGCTGAACGTGAGCCAGCCCTACTGGATACTCCAATCCCTGGAAGTGAACGTCCAAGGCAAGGACTCGTTTGCCGCGCTCTTCGAGCGCAACACCTATTGCTCGCAGTTGATTGACTCCCGGATGCATGCGGGCACTTCCGGTGGTGGCGTCGTCACCAGCGGTGCCAACAATGTCCTCATCGACAATAACGAGATCTACGACTTCTCGAAGACGAACGCGGACTCGCATGGGGTCGTGCTCAAGAATGCTTCGCGGGAGATCTTCGTATTGAAGAATAACATTCATGCGACCTCGGGTGACTCGGTGCAGTGCCAGACGGACGGCAACAGGCCCGCGTTCATCTTTGTTGAGTACAACGAGCTTCATGGCTCCGGTGAGAATGGTGTCGACATCAAGGGATGCGACTCTGTTTTTGTGCGCTACAACACGATGTACAATTTCCCGAACCTGACTCGCTATCCCTGGCAGGTGAACTCCTCCGCGGCGGAAGCGGTGGTGATTCACGCGGACGCCACGAACATTCAGCTCGTTTCCAACGTCATTTCCCATGCGGGCCGAGGAATCTCGGTGGGAAGCACCTCGCTCCTGGAACATCCCGTGGACATCCTGATTCGGGACAACACCATCAGCGACATCTACGACTTCCAGAAGAGGGGAAATGGGCAGGGCATCCGCATCGTCCAGGCCAACGGGGTGCAAATCCTGGCGAACCTGGTGCAACGGACCGCGGACGCCGGGCTCCGGCTGGCTGCGGATGAACCCCTGGAGGCCATGGGGCTCGCGGTGTTCGACAACATCCTCCGAGACATGACGCTCTTCGTGCGGCTGGGCCGTGTGGAATATCGGCCCCAGATGCAGATGGACCGCAATCGCTACGAGGGGCCCACTGGCAGGTTCACCGCCACGGGCATCGTCAACAACGTGGAGTTTCCGGCGTGGCGCAGCGCGCTGGCACCCGAAGGATTGGAGCAGAACTCGGTCCGGATACCGTGA